The proteins below are encoded in one region of Coleofasciculaceae cyanobacterium:
- a CDS encoding restriction endonuclease subunit S, with product MKTVELLDKYFETAFAAPDGIKRLRELILTLAMQGKLVPQNPQDRPASELLKEIEAEKKRLIKEGKIKKSKPLPEITPDEIPYDLPDSWEWVRLGNLIELISGQHLTPNEYNENRIGFPYYTGPSDFGIKNPVTTRWTTIDRAIAIQGDILLGVKGSVGKINLFLEKKAAIGRQLMALRSIKIDRNFLMYFLEGKFEELKNLSVGIAIPGIGRQDVLTRYFPLPPLEEQHRIVEKIDRLME from the coding sequence ATGAAAACCGTAGAACTGTTAGATAAGTATTTTGAAACCGCTTTTGCTGCACCAGATGGGATTAAACGCTTACGAGAATTAATTTTAACTTTGGCGATGCAGGGTAAACTCGTACCGCAAAATCCCCAAGATCGCCCCGCAAGTGAACTTTTAAAAGAGATTGAAGCGGAAAAGAAACGGTTAATAAAAGAGGGAAAGATTAAAAAGTCTAAGCCTTTACCTGAGATTACACCTGATGAAATTCCCTATGATTTGCCTGATAGTTGGGAATGGGTTAGGTTAGGAAATTTAATAGAGTTAATTTCTGGACAACATTTAACTCCAAATGAATATAACGAAAATAGAATCGGTTTTCCTTACTATACTGGTCCATCAGATTTTGGTATTAAAAATCCAGTAACTACTCGATGGACAACTATTGATAGAGCTATTGCAATTCAAGGCGATATTTTATTGGGAGTAAAAGGAAGTGTTGGTAAAATTAATCTATTTTTAGAAAAAAAAGCTGCTATTGGTCGTCAGTTAATGGCATTGCGGAGCATCAAAATTGACAGAAATTTTTTGATGTACTTTCTAGAAGGAAAATTTGAAGAGCTTAAAAATTTATCTGTAGGTATTGCTATTCCTGGAATTGGAAGACAAGACGTATTAACACGATATTTTCCACTTCCACCACTTGAAGAACAGCACCGAATAGTAGAGAAAATCGATCGCCTGATGGAATAA
- a CDS encoding DUF86 domain-containing protein, which translates to MTKRDLIDFLEDILEAIAEINSFVKGVGFEEFANNREKTLAVVKLLEIIGEAPKKIPSDLREKYPDIPWRAVAGMRDLLVHEYWQVDTEVVWQTVNESLPLLARVIAEMIQDNR; encoded by the coding sequence ATGACAAAAAGAGATTTAATCGATTTTTTAGAAGATATTCTGGAAGCCATAGCCGAAATTAATAGTTTTGTTAAAGGTGTTGGTTTTGAAGAATTTGCGAATAATCGAGAAAAGACTTTGGCTGTGGTTAAGTTATTGGAAATAATTGGTGAGGCACCAAAAAAAATCCCCTCTGATTTACGCGAAAAGTATCCCGATATTCCTTGGCGTGCTGTAGCAGGAATGCGCGATCTTTTAGTACATGAATATTGGCAGGTTGATACGGAGGTTGTTTGGCAGACGGTGAACGAATCTCTGCCTTTATTAGCCAGGGTGATTGCTGAAATGATTCAAGATAATCGATGA
- a CDS encoding nucleotidyltransferase family protein yields the protein MKSLEEITQLLQVNQKYLRERFRVSQMQVFGSYARGEQTINSDVDILIRYDRPPTLWMLGELRDYLTEVLGVRVDIVTEKGLKPRIRERVLAEAVKV from the coding sequence ATGAAAAGTTTAGAGGAAATAACCCAACTTTTACAGGTAAATCAAAAGTATTTACGGGAAAGGTTTCGAGTTTCCCAGATGCAAGTTTTTGGTTCTTATGCTAGGGGTGAACAAACAATTAATAGTGATGTAGATATTTTGATTCGTTACGATCGCCCACCAACACTTTGGATGTTAGGTGAATTACGGGATTATTTAACTGAAGTTTTGGGGGTGCGTGTGGATATCGTGACGGAAAAAGGTCTTAAGCCAAGGATTCGAGAGCGGGTTTTGGCAGAAGCGGTTAAGGTATGA
- a CDS encoding folylpolyglutamate synthase/dihydrofolate synthase family protein, translating to MTFQEDKINSLLKPFQRFGVNLGLKRIEKLLADLGNPQNQVPIIHVAGTNGKGSVCAYLASILTEAGYRVGRYTSPHLVDWTERISLNRQAISSANLAEILQDIQLAIDLHAESPTQFEVITAAAWLYFARSQVDLAVIEVGLGGRLDATNVKESSLVSVITSLSKEHWQRLGPTIADIAREKAGVIKPNCSVVVGKLPDAAKEVVISKAQELNAPITSIEPAQEISLAAPNNTRWAKYQDLKYPLPLLGQVQLSNSAIAIATIKILQQQGWIIPELAIQTGMNKTRWWGRLQWTTWKNQPLLIDGAHNPAAAIALRQYLDTIDRPVTWIMGMLSTKDHQDIFEVLLKPQDELHLVPVPDHSSAEPKDLAILATQVCPSLNNCQTHQNVINALDEVIESSKNSDAEKLIVLCGSLYLIGYLFQQTNISQANLMN from the coding sequence ATGACATTTCAAGAAGACAAGATTAATTCTCTTCTAAAACCTTTTCAACGTTTCGGGGTTAACCTGGGCTTGAAGAGAATTGAAAAACTGTTGGCAGATTTGGGCAATCCTCAAAATCAGGTTCCGATTATTCACGTTGCTGGAACTAACGGTAAAGGATCGGTTTGCGCTTATTTAGCTTCGATCTTAACCGAGGCTGGTTATCGAGTCGGGCGCTATACTTCCCCTCATTTGGTTGATTGGACAGAGCGCATTAGTCTCAATAGACAGGCTATATCTAGTGCTAATTTAGCCGAAATATTACAGGATATTCAATTGGCTATCGATCTTCATGCCGAAAGCCCGACTCAATTTGAGGTGATTACCGCAGCAGCCTGGCTCTATTTTGCCCGATCGCAGGTAGACTTAGCCGTAATTGAGGTAGGTTTAGGGGGAAGACTTGATGCTACCAACGTCAAAGAATCATCTTTGGTCAGCGTGATTACTTCTTTGAGTAAAGAACATTGGCAACGTCTTGGTCCTACTATAGCTGACATTGCACGAGAAAAAGCAGGGGTAATTAAACCTAATTGTTCAGTTGTCGTCGGTAAACTACCCGACGCAGCTAAAGAAGTAGTCATCTCAAAAGCACAAGAGCTTAATGCGCCAATCACCTCAATCGAACCAGCCCAAGAAATTAGTCTGGCTGCGCCAAATAATACTAGATGGGCAAAGTATCAAGATCTTAAATATCCTTTACCCTTACTCGGACAGGTACAGCTAAGTAATTCCGCGATCGCGATCGCCACAATTAAAATATTACAGCAACAGGGTTGGATCATTCCCGAACTAGCGATTCAAACTGGCATGAATAAAACTCGCTGGTGGGGAAGATTACAGTGGACAACCTGGAAAAATCAGCCTCTTTTGATTGATGGAGCGCATAATCCCGCAGCCGCGATCGCTTTAAGACAATATTTAGACACGATCGATCGACCAGTTACCTGGATCATGGGAATGTTATCTACTAAAGATCACCAAGATATTTTTGAAGTATTGTTGAAGCCTCAAGATGAGCTACATTTAGTTCCCGTACCAGATCATAGCAGTGCTGAACCCAAAGACTTAGCGATTTTAGCTACTCAGGTTTGTCCTAGTTTAAATAACTGTCAAACTCATCAGAATGTAATAAACGCCCTGGATGAAGTTATCGAGTCGAGCAAAAATAGTGACGCAGAAAAACTGATTGTGCTGTGTGGCTCTTTATATTTAATCGGTTATTTATTTCAGCAGACCAATATTTCTCAGGCGAACCTGATGAACTAA